One region of Chitinophaga varians genomic DNA includes:
- a CDS encoding lactate utilization protein C, whose protein sequence is MSSREQILAAVKKNQPEATALPSLQGLAGEMPATLEAYRKVLESLGGSLFEIADTAQVPALLTQHYPHLERVVFADDKRGWAHEDPHQLENVDMAVVTGQWGVAENGAIWLTENDIAVRVLPFICQHLAIILPRERILATMHDAYEKIGAPQTGFGVFIAGPSKTADIEQSLVLGAHGAKSLVVFVLG, encoded by the coding sequence ATGAGTAGCAGGGAACAGATACTGGCCGCCGTGAAAAAAAATCAACCGGAAGCAACTGCGTTGCCATCATTACAGGGCCTGGCAGGAGAGATGCCTGCCACCCTGGAGGCCTATCGCAAAGTGCTGGAAAGCCTTGGTGGCAGCCTGTTTGAGATTGCTGATACGGCGCAGGTGCCTGCGTTGCTGACGCAACATTACCCGCATCTTGAAAGGGTAGTGTTTGCTGATGATAAACGGGGATGGGCACACGAAGACCCGCACCAGCTGGAAAACGTAGACATGGCCGTGGTGACCGGACAATGGGGCGTGGCTGAAAACGGCGCCATCTGGCTAACGGAAAATGATATAGCCGTAAGGGTTTTACCTTTTATCTGCCAGCATCTTGCTATCATATTACCACGGGAACGCATATTGGCAACCATGCATGATGCGTATGAAAAAATCGGTGCGCCTCAAACCGGTTTCGGTGTATTTATTGCAGGCCCATCCAAAACCGCTGACATAGAGCAATCCCTCGTATTAGGCGCCCATGGTGCAAAAAGCCTGGTCGTGTTTGTTTTAGGTTAA